The Brevundimonas sp. SORGH_AS_0993 genome segment GGCCAGCTGGAAGGCGACCGCCCCGGCCAGCAAGGCCGTGGGCGTCTGGGCCCAGGCGATCAGACCATAGGCGACGATCACCCCTGCCAGACCGGCGATAATCCACGGACGCCGCCGCCCGAACCGGCTGCGCGTCCGGTCGCTGGCCCAGCCCGCCGCCAGATTGGCGACGCTGGCCGTCATTGCGCCCGACAGGGAAACGAGGCTGAGCAGGGCCACCTTGTCGCCCGAGGCCAGCGCCTGCGCCTGCAACGGAACGATCAACGACAGCAGCGGCACGAAGCCGATGAAACCGCCGATATAGGCCAAGGTCAGGGCCGCGATGAAGCCGGGCCCCACGCGCGGGGGCGACGGCGTGAAGGCGGCGTCGGCGTCGTTCATCGCGCCACAGTGGCCGGTGTCGGCCTGGGCGGCGAGCGAAATTCGCGCGGCCGATCATTTCCGTTTTCCTCCTGTGTCTTGGGGCGGCAGGCTTGCCTGACGCACGGTCATGGTGATCCTGTCGCCCCAAGACACAGGAGGAACGACGATGCGGTTTGACGGTCAGGTGGCGATCGTGACGGGGGCGGGCGGCGGTCTGGGGCGCGAACACGCCCTGGCGCTGGCGGCGCGGGGGGCCAGGGTGGTGGTCAACGATCTGGGCGGCGCGCGCGATGGCTCGGGCGGATCGGCGACGGCGGCCGAAGCCGTGGTCGCCGAGATCGACGCGGCGGGCGGCGAGGCGATGGCCAATGCCGCTTCCGTCACGGATTACGCCGCTGTTCAGGCCATGGTGGAGGCCGCCATGGCCAAATGGGGCCGCATCGACATCCTGGTGAACAACGCCGGTGTTCTGCGGGACAAGACCTTCGCCAAGATGGAGTTGGAGGACTTCCGCTTCGTCGTGGACGTGCATCTGATGGGGGCGGTCAACTGCACCAAGGCGGTATGGGAGATCATGCGGGCCCAGAACCACGGGCGCATCGTCATGACGACGTCGTCCTCGGGCCTCTACGGCAATTTCGGCCAGTCGAACTATGGGGCGGCCAAGATGGCGCTGGTCGGGCTGATGCAGACCCTGGCCATCGAGGGCCAGAAGAACGACATCCGCGTCAACTGCCTGGCGCCCACGGCCCACACCCGCATGACCGAAGACCTGGGCGCGGCTCTGCCGCTGGAGGCCCTGGGGCCGGAACTGGTGACGCCGGGCCTATTGTATCTGGTCAGCGCGGACGCGCCCACGCGCTGCATCCTGGCGGCAGGCGCCGGGGGCTTCGAACGGGCCTATGTGACCCTGACCCAGGGCGACTTCATCACCGGCCCGGATGCGCCCGAACAGGTCGCCGCCCGCTTCGACGCCATCTCTGACCGCACCGGCGAGATCGTGCCGGACATGGGCGCCGCCCAGGGGATGATCGAACTGACCAAGGCCCAGAAGGCCCACGCCGGCTGAGGCTGGGCCTGGTCGCGGCGGGCCGGCGCCCGCCGCGAGTGGCAGACTTACGGTCGGCGCGAGGCCGCCGGGCCGTAGAACAGAGCGTTGAACAGCAGGCGGGTGGAGGCGCGCGCCTGAGCGCGGTTCACCACGTCCGGTCCCAGGACGATGATCCGCCCCTGGCCGTGCGGCAGGTCCAGCACCGCATCGGCGCCCGACAGCTTCTGCGGCCCGATGGCCCAGCCGCTGGAGACCGCGACCTGGTCCGGATAGCGGACGATGGATGCGCCGTCCCCGGCATGGCGGAAGCCCGTGTTGCGGTTAAAGAAGACGTCCAGCTGGTCGGTGACGCCGAAGGCCAGGGGGCGGCGGTTGTCCACCTCGGTCCGCAAGAGGGCGCCGGGGATGAAGAAGTCGGTCGAGGCCGGCGGCTTGCCGTTCGCGCCCAGCAGCACGTCCTGGACCGGCGCCCCCAAGGCCGCCGCCAGACGGTGGGCCGAGCCGATGGTCACGACGCTGCCGCCGCTGCGCACGAAGGCGTCGATCTGCGGATAGGTCTTGTCGGCGCTGATGGTCCCCAGCCAGGGGCGATACTCGGCCGGGATGGACGCGGGCTCCGGCTGGTCGCGCTGATCAGAAAGGTCGGCGGGAATCATGTCCGAGGCGAAGACCAGGACGTCGAAATCCTTGGCCAGATCACCGGCGTCCAGGCGCTGCGGATAAACGATCTGGAACGGATACTCGTACTGCTCTAGCAGCCAACGGGTCCACCCGGACGCCATCGAGCCGCCGTAGCGATCCACCAGGCCGATGCGCACGGGTTTCAGGGCGATCCTGTCGCCGCCCGGCGCGCGCGCGGCGGCGTAGGCGTTCAGGCCCAGGTCGCGCACCGCCGCCTCCACGATCGGGCGTGCCTTGTCGTCGGCCGGGATCCACAGGGCGCCGGGCGCCAAGGCGGCGGCGCCCGCCCGCGTTTCGCCGGCTTGCCAGAAGACCGGGACGCCGGCCGCCAGCAGGCGGTTGGACAGGATGTAGCCATTGACTGGCGCGTGGTCGATCAGCCAGCCGGCGCGGCCGGAGCCTTCGATCCTGCCGGGCGGCGGCGCCATAACGTCGGGAACCCGCTCGGTCGGCGCGTCGAAGCCGTCCAGGATGCGGTCGAACTTCACCCCCATCTGCAAAGCCAGGGTGTAGCCGGTGGCGTCATAGGGCAGCTTGGGCGGGCCGCCCGGATATTGCAGATCGTGCGGGTGATCCTGCGGCTCGAACATGTCCAGCACGTGCGGGCGATAGGCCTGGGCCGTGCGCACGACATAGGAACCGGCCGGATAGGTCTTGCCCTGAACGGTGAAGGCGCGGGTGGCGCGGTCCACGTCCACCCCGGTCTTGATCAGGCTGTTCAGGAAGGCCACGGCGGTCGGCAGGTCGGCCTGATCGGCTGGTACGATGTAGCCGCGCGGGTCGCGCCGCTCCGGCGCATGCAGGACACGCTCGTAAAGGGCGGGGTCGATGCGACGGGCGTTGTCGCCGGCCGCCGCCTCCAGCGCTTCGATCCCGGAGGGCGTAATGCGCCAAGTGTCGGTATTGCCCTTGTCAATGGCGTTCTGGCCCATGCGCCAGATGTTGAACAGCAGCCTGTCCTTGTTGCGCGAGGCGTAGTTGAGGACGGCCCGGTTGATCGACTGGGAATAGGCGATGGACTGACCGAAACGCCAGGTCTGCGGCGCGATCGGCATGGGCAGGTCGTTACGCGGCAACTGGTTGTCGGGAACCAGGCTGATGCGGCTGGGCGTCGGATGACCCGTGATCTCGGTCAGCAGGCCCACAGCGTTGTGGAAATAGGTGACGGACCGCTCCATCCCATTGTTCCAGGTGGAATAGTTCGCACCGCTGCGCATGGTCGAGCCGGGCTTGCCCTCCTCGATCAGGCGGCTGTGCATGGCCGCCCCGACCTCGGACAAGGTGCTCATGATCAGGGGGTCGTAGTTGTAGTTGAAGGGGTCGCGGAACGGCGGCATGAACACCACGGTGCCGGCCGGGGCCGTCTGATGGTGGTTGTAGATGATCTGCGGAAACCACTCGCGGAAGAACTGCCGGTTGACGTTGGTCGTCTCGGTCATGGCCGACAGATAGTAGTCGCGGTTGTTATCGTGGCCGACGTACTTCTGGTACAGGACTGGAATGGAGTCGAACTCGCGCCTTCGCGGGTCGGCGTTTCGCATGTACCAGTTGGAGACCAGCTCCATTCCGTCGGGGTTCAGCGGCGCGAACAGGATGATGGTGTCGTTCAGGACGCGCAGGGCCTCGAAATCCTGGGCGGTCAGCCATTCATAGACGGTGGCGATCAGGGCCTGGGGCGGGACGGTTTCGGTGGCGTGCAGGCCGCCGTCGATCCAGACCACAGCCTTGCCCTCTGCGGCCATGGCGCGGGCCTCGGCCTCGCTGACGCCCTCGGCCTTGGCCAGGCGACGGGCGATCTCTTGATAGCGGTCCAGATGCGCCAGATTCTCGGGCGTGGAGACGATGGCGATGTACTGGGTGCGGCCTTCTGAGGATTTGCCGATCTCCACCAGCTTCATCCGGTCGGACTGTCCGGCGAGGGTCTTCAGATAGGCTTCCCACTGGGTGTAGTTCACCAGCTGATAGTCGGCCCCGATGTCGAAGCCGAAGGCTTCGCGCGGGGTTGTGATGTGGGAAGACGGCGCCGCCGACGTCGTGGCGACCGGCGGGGCGGCCGCCTCCAGCGCCAGCGTGCTGGTGGAAGACAGCGCCAGGAGCGCCAATCCGGTGGTCAAGCCGGCGGAGAGGCCGGCGATGGAACGGGACATGCGATCTCCTGAAGCGGTCGTTGTGGTGGGCCGGCGCGAAACGTCGCCCAACGTGGGCCTTTCCTGGCGGGGACGCAATTTGCGCGACCCCGATCCAGGACGCGCATGCGCGCCATTTTCCTCCACCACGTTGGCGGATGGTGGTGAAATTCACCAGATGGCTTGAGTCCGTCTGTTTTGCCATGTCATGACAAGGCATGGGGGTATCGGACGAACGGGCGCAGTGGCTGGCCAGCCACGTCATGCCGCATGAGGCGGGCCTGCGCGGCTGGCTGCGTCGCAGCCGTCAGGCCGAGTTCGACATCGACGACATCGTGCAGGAGGCCTACGCCAAGCTGGTGACGACACCGGACGTGGCAGGCATCGGCAATGTCCGCGCCTATTTCTACCGAACCGCGTATTCCGTTCTGGTCAGCCGGCTTCGACGCAAGAATGTGGTTTCGATCCAGTCTCTTGCGGATATCGAGGCGCTGGAGACGGCCGTGGACACGATCACGCCCGAAGACCAGTTGATGGCCCGCAACGCGCTGCAGCATCTGAGCGACGTCATCCGCCGGATGCCTGAAAAGACCCAGAGGGTGTTCGTGCTCAGCCGCGTGTCCGGCCTGTCGCAAAAGGAGATCGCGCATCAGACGGGCTATCCCGAAAGCACCGTCGAGAAACACATCGCCAAGGGATTTTCCCTGTTGATGGCCGCTTATGCGAATGGAGGATTCGAAGGGCTTGCAACGTCTAGGGGTGTGAAACAGAAACACGGACGTGTGCATGGACGAGCCGAAAAGCCAGGACGTTGATCAAACCGCCTGCCTCTGGGCGGCGCGGCTCGACGACGGCCCGCTGCCGGCGGCGGATCGGACGCGGCTTGACGCCTGGCTGGCGGCCGATGTCCGACACCTGGGCGCGTTCGCGCGGGCGCGGGCCGTGGCCGTGCACAGTCGCCGGGCCGGCGGGCTGGCGGGCGGCACGCCGCTGAGGTCGTTGTCGCTGTCGTCCCAGCCGCGCGGGGAGCTGAACCGTCGCGCCCTGATCGCGGCCTGCGTGCCGGCCGCCCTGGGCGGGGTCGGCGCCTGGGCCCTGCTGCGGCAGAGCGCCGATCCGTTCAGCACGCGCAAGGGCGAAACCCGGGTCGTGCCCCTGGACGATGGTTCGGTCATGACGGTGAACACCCTGTCCGCCGGCGTCGTCCGATACGGTCAAAGCGCCCGCACGGTGGTGCTGAAGACCGGAGAGGCCCTGTTCAACGTGGTCGCGGATGTCGGTCGGCCCTTCGTCGTCCGTTCGGGCGACACCACCGTGATGGCAAACGGGGCCAACTTCCTGGTGCGTCGCTTAGGCGACCAGCCAGTGGAGGTCGTGTCGTTCGGCGGCGATGTCGAGATCAAGGGCGACGTCGGCCATCGACTGAAGCTGGCCGCCAACACCCAGGCGGTGGTGCGCGAGGGCGCGCGTCCTCAATCCGTCGGCGAAGTGGATGCGGACCGCGAACTGGCCTGGCGGCGGGGCCGCATCCAGCTGGAAAACGAAACCTTGTCGCAGGCGGCTCTGGAGTTTGCGCGCTACAGCGACACGCCCATCGTCATGGCGGACGCGGGCGTGGCGGACCTGAGGATAACGGGGTTGTTCGTCGCCAACGATCCGGTCGCCTTCGCCAAGGCCGCCGCGGGCAGCCTGGACCTGAAGGTCGATGTGAACGCCGAGCAGATCGTTCTGGCGCGGGTCTGACACAATCGCGATTTTCCGGCCGCAATTTCTGGCCGCGACGTCCCAGCCGAATCCAGCTTCGGGCGGCGGTCGAATAGGCCGCCGTTTTTATTTGGAGGAAATGCGACGGCGTTGCGTCTCAGACATGACCCGCGGGGGCGGGCGACTTAGACGAACGGGGGTTCGGGCGTGACGATATCTTGGAAGCAGGGATTGGCGGGCGGCGCGGCGGGGATGGCGCTGCTGCTTGCGGCGGGCGGGGCGTGGGCGCAGAGCCGCGCCTTCAATGTGCCGGCCCAGCCGATCTCTCAGGCGATCACGGAACTGGCGCGCCAGGGCGGCGTGCAGATTTCGGCGCCGACCGGCCACCTGTCGGGCGTCCGCTCGCGGCCCCTGACGGGGGCGATGGATGTGGCGACGGCGGTCGACCGCCTGATCGAGGGTACGGACCTGGAAGTCGTCAGCCGGGAAGGTTCGACCTTCGTGCTACGCCAGCGCCCTACGTCGGCCGGCGCGACCCAGGTAGAGGACGTGGTCGTGGTCGGCAGCCGGATCAAGGGCACCCGCATCAATGAAGCTCTGCCGGTCACGGTCCTGGGCGGGGACGAGATCGACGCGGCGGGGGCGGTGGACGGCGACGACCTGTTTCGCGCCATTTCCCAGGCAGGAGACGTGAACTTCAACGACGCCGACACGGACAACGGCGGCATCAACAATGCGCGCGGCGACGTGGCCTCCATCGATCTGCGCGGCCTGGGCACCGGCAATACCCTGGCCCTGCTGAACGGTCGCCGGCTGGTGAACCACCCCGGCACCCAGGTCGAGAATTTCGTGCCGGTCACGACGGTCAACACCAACGCCATCCCCGTGATGGGCGTGCAGCGTGTGGAGGTGCTGGCCGACGGCGCCGCCGCCCTGTTCGGCACGGATGCGGTCGCGGGCGTGGTGAACACTGTCCTGCGCAGCAACTTCGAGGGCTTCACCGCCCAGGCCGGCCTGGGCCGCGACGAAGGCGGGATGGAGGAATACTCCTTCAATTTCCAGGCGGGCCGGAACTTCAACGACGGCCGCACCAACATTTCGGTCATGGGCGACTATCTGACCCGCGACCCCTTGTTCATCTGGGAGCGACCCTACGCTACTGTGGAAGGCCGCGCCTCTCGGTTCGGGGATCGCGCGACGGGGTTGGACTATACCACTTACAGCACGATCACGGCCTGGGCCGAAGGGCTGCGTCTGAACCCGAACACCTACCAGCTGGACAAGACCGCCGCTTCGGTCAGCGGCCGCCGCCTGACCAGTTCGACCGGCGCCTTTCATGTCCAGCCCTCGACCAATCCGGGCTGCGTGGCCAATGGATTCCGCGCCGGCACCTGTTTCGACGACGGCGTCCTGACTCTCAGCGGCGCGAACGACGACGCCAATCTGCGCTATGACCTGGACACGATGCGCACCATCGGTTCGGCGGTAGAACGCGCCAATCTGTTCGGCTTTCTGAATCACCGCTTCGACAACGGGATCGAGGCGTTCGGCGAGGCGGGCTACTATTGGGCCGAGACTTGGTCGCAACGCCAGCAGGACGCGCCGCTGGACTATCAGCGGGTGCTGATGTCGCGGACAGCCTATTGGAACCCGCTGGGCGCCGCGGGCGTGACGGCCCGCCTGCCGGGCCTGACCTCGGTGCCGACCACGGGCGCTGCGGTGGAGGTTCAGGATTTCCGCTTCGCCGACCTGGGCAACCGCGAGGTGAATGTGGAGAACGTCTCCACCCGCTTTGTCGGCGGTTTGCGCGGCCAATGGCGCGGCTATGACTGGGAGACGGGGCTGCTGTATTCGATGTCCCGCACCGAGGACGTCATGGATGCGGTCAGCATGACCGGCCTTCAGGCGGCCATCAACCGGACCACGCCGGACGCCTATAATCCCTTCGCGGGCGGAGATTTGAACAGTCCCAAGGACGGCGACTTCACCGTCAACAATCCCGACACGATCAACAGCTTCATGGTCAAGGCGGGGCGCACGTCGCGCACCGAGCTGATGCAATGGGACTTCCACCTGTCGCGGCCGGATCTGTTCCAACTGCCCGGCGGGGATGTTGGCCTGGCCGCCGGGGTCGAGGCGCGCCGCGAGACCTTCAAGGAGACTCGCGACGACCGTTTGAACGGCACGATCAACTTCACCGACCTTACCGGCCAGACCTTCCAGAGCGACATCATGGGCGTGACCTTCACGCCCAACAGTTCGGGCGCGCGCAACGTCTATTCGGCCTTTGCGGAACTGGCCGTGCCCGTGGTGTCGCCCGAGATGAACGTTCCGTTGGTCCGATCCATCGACGTTCAGCTGGCCGGCCGGGTCGAGCAATATTCCCTGTTCGGCACGGTCGGGGCGCCCAAGATCGCCGTGTCCTATCGTCCGACCGAGTGGCTGATGTTCCGAAGCGCCTGGTCCAAGGGCTTCCGTGCGCCAACGCTGATGCAGTTGCACCAGCCCGATTTCGAGCGGTCCAACTCCCGGCGTGATTATGCGGCCTGCGCCGTGCAGCTGAAGATCGTGGCGATCCCGACGCTGACGACGAACAACGAATACTGCACTTCGGAATCCCGCGTCGAGCGGCGCTCCGGAAACCTGAACCTCAATCCCGAACGCTCGAAGAATTTCACCGCCGGCGTGGTGTTCGAGCCGAAGCTGTGGCCGTCGAAATACGGCGTCCTGACCGCGACCGCAGACTACTGGCGGATCGATCAGAAGGATCTGGTGGGCATTTTCGGCGGCACGAACCAGCTGATCATGGACTACTATCTGCGCC includes the following:
- a CDS encoding M14 metallopeptidase family protein encodes the protein MSRSIAGLSAGLTTGLALLALSSTSTLALEAAAPPVATTSAAPSSHITTPREAFGFDIGADYQLVNYTQWEAYLKTLAGQSDRMKLVEIGKSSEGRTQYIAIVSTPENLAHLDRYQEIARRLAKAEGVSEAEARAMAAEGKAVVWIDGGLHATETVPPQALIATVYEWLTAQDFEALRVLNDTIILFAPLNPDGMELVSNWYMRNADPRRREFDSIPVLYQKYVGHDNNRDYYLSAMTETTNVNRQFFREWFPQIIYNHHQTAPAGTVVFMPPFRDPFNYNYDPLIMSTLSEVGAAMHSRLIEEGKPGSTMRSGANYSTWNNGMERSVTYFHNAVGLLTEITGHPTPSRISLVPDNQLPRNDLPMPIAPQTWRFGQSIAYSQSINRAVLNYASRNKDRLLFNIWRMGQNAIDKGNTDTWRITPSGIEALEAAAGDNARRIDPALYERVLHAPERRDPRGYIVPADQADLPTAVAFLNSLIKTGVDVDRATRAFTVQGKTYPAGSYVVRTAQAYRPHVLDMFEPQDHPHDLQYPGGPPKLPYDATGYTLALQMGVKFDRILDGFDAPTERVPDVMAPPPGRIEGSGRAGWLIDHAPVNGYILSNRLLAAGVPVFWQAGETRAGAAALAPGALWIPADDKARPIVEAAVRDLGLNAYAAARAPGGDRIALKPVRIGLVDRYGGSMASGWTRWLLEQYEYPFQIVYPQRLDAGDLAKDFDVLVFASDMIPADLSDQRDQPEPASIPAEYRPWLGTISADKTYPQIDAFVRSGGSVVTIGSAHRLAAALGAPVQDVLLGANGKPPASTDFFIPGALLRTEVDNRRPLAFGVTDQLDVFFNRNTGFRHAGDGASIVRYPDQVAVSSGWAIGPQKLSGADAVLDLPHGQGRIIVLGPDVVNRAQARASTRLLFNALFYGPAASRRP
- a CDS encoding TonB-dependent receptor, with product MTISWKQGLAGGAAGMALLLAAGGAWAQSRAFNVPAQPISQAITELARQGGVQISAPTGHLSGVRSRPLTGAMDVATAVDRLIEGTDLEVVSREGSTFVLRQRPTSAGATQVEDVVVVGSRIKGTRINEALPVTVLGGDEIDAAGAVDGDDLFRAISQAGDVNFNDADTDNGGINNARGDVASIDLRGLGTGNTLALLNGRRLVNHPGTQVENFVPVTTVNTNAIPVMGVQRVEVLADGAAALFGTDAVAGVVNTVLRSNFEGFTAQAGLGRDEGGMEEYSFNFQAGRNFNDGRTNISVMGDYLTRDPLFIWERPYATVEGRASRFGDRATGLDYTTYSTITAWAEGLRLNPNTYQLDKTAASVSGRRLTSSTGAFHVQPSTNPGCVANGFRAGTCFDDGVLTLSGANDDANLRYDLDTMRTIGSAVERANLFGFLNHRFDNGIEAFGEAGYYWAETWSQRQQDAPLDYQRVLMSRTAYWNPLGAAGVTARLPGLTSVPTTGAAVEVQDFRFADLGNREVNVENVSTRFVGGLRGQWRGYDWETGLLYSMSRTEDVMDAVSMTGLQAAINRTTPDAYNPFAGGDLNSPKDGDFTVNNPDTINSFMVKAGRTSRTELMQWDFHLSRPDLFQLPGGDVGLAAGVEARRETFKETRDDRLNGTINFTDLTGQTFQSDIMGVTFTPNSSGARNVYSAFAELAVPVVSPEMNVPLVRSIDVQLAGRVEQYSLFGTVGAPKIAVSYRPTEWLMFRSAWSKGFRAPTLMQLHQPDFERSNSRRDYAACAVQLKIVAIPTLTTNNEYCTSESRVERRSGNLNLNPERSKNFTAGVVFEPKLWPSKYGVLTATADYWRIDQKDLVGIFGGTNQLIMDYYLRQIGSSNPNVVRAAPDAQQIADGQAAGLAPVGDLLSINDVYLNLQPRTSEGMDYRLHYSLRRTPLGSFTWTLNASQWLKMYQEPNADYQLLLDGLRDGVISGVAVGGVEELVRRNGRPEWKITSTVTWRKDAWTVGLYSSYVDDYFDTSAYMAEKNPDGSQNYWVVDHWLTHNLYVQYELEHGPLAGTRLRIGARNITNEEPPLANERFGYDGRLHSNRGRWWYATIRKEF
- a CDS encoding FecR domain-containing protein, with product MDEPKSQDVDQTACLWAARLDDGPLPAADRTRLDAWLAADVRHLGAFARARAVAVHSRRAGGLAGGTPLRSLSLSSQPRGELNRRALIAACVPAALGGVGAWALLRQSADPFSTRKGETRVVPLDDGSVMTVNTLSAGVVRYGQSARTVVLKTGEALFNVVADVGRPFVVRSGDTTVMANGANFLVRRLGDQPVEVVSFGGDVEIKGDVGHRLKLAANTQAVVREGARPQSVGEVDADRELAWRRGRIQLENETLSQAALEFARYSDTPIVMADAGVADLRITGLFVANDPVAFAKAAAGSLDLKVDVNAEQIVLARV
- a CDS encoding SDR family NAD(P)-dependent oxidoreductase, giving the protein MRFDGQVAIVTGAGGGLGREHALALAARGARVVVNDLGGARDGSGGSATAAEAVVAEIDAAGGEAMANAASVTDYAAVQAMVEAAMAKWGRIDILVNNAGVLRDKTFAKMELEDFRFVVDVHLMGAVNCTKAVWEIMRAQNHGRIVMTTSSSGLYGNFGQSNYGAAKMALVGLMQTLAIEGQKNDIRVNCLAPTAHTRMTEDLGAALPLEALGPELVTPGLLYLVSADAPTRCILAAGAGGFERAYVTLTQGDFITGPDAPEQVAARFDAISDRTGEIVPDMGAAQGMIELTKAQKAHAG
- a CDS encoding RNA polymerase sigma factor, whose amino-acid sequence is MGVSDERAQWLASHVMPHEAGLRGWLRRSRQAEFDIDDIVQEAYAKLVTTPDVAGIGNVRAYFYRTAYSVLVSRLRRKNVVSIQSLADIEALETAVDTITPEDQLMARNALQHLSDVIRRMPEKTQRVFVLSRVSGLSQKEIAHQTGYPESTVEKHIAKGFSLLMAAYANGGFEGLATSRGVKQKHGRVHGRAEKPGR